GACGTCCCCTCGGTGGTGACTTCGTAGAGGGTGGCGGGGTCCACGTCCTGGGCCAGCACCGGCGCGCCGACGAGCGTCAGCAGCAGGGGGGCCAGGGTCGGGAGGCGGCGGGTGCTGGGCATGGGTGTCTCCAGGAAGGCGGCGTTCGTATACCGGGGCTTCGGACGCGCGGGGAGCGCTTTCTCTTCTAACTCCGCGGCGCGTTCACCTTCACGGCGCCCTTGCGCCCCGGCGGCGGCGGGGGCAGGGCCTGGGGCGTCTCCAGGGCGGCGGTCCAGACGGGGGCGGCGCCGGCGACGAGGTCCTCCGCCCGCTGGATGATGGGCGTGGCCAGGTCCAGGCCCGTGGCGGCCTCCATCTCCAGGAGCGCGGGCGAGCTGTTCACTTCGAAGACCTTGGGGTGCCCCTGGACGTCCAGGATGTCCACCGCGGCTACCTCCAGGCCCACGAGCCGGGCGACCTTCTCCGCCATGGCGCGATGGCTGGGGGACAGTGGCAGGGCTTCCAGGCGGGCGCCCCGGTTCAGCGTGTGCGAGAGGCGCCCGGGGCGCGGCTTGCGCAGCACTCCGGCGATGGCCTCACCGCCCACCACGAGCACGCGCACGTCCTGGCCGGTGCTCCGCACGTACTCCTGCATGACGAGGTTGTGCCCCAGACCGAGCACCGCCTCGAGCGCGGCCTCCAGCGACTGGAGGCTCTCGCAGACCATCACGCCGTGCTTCTCCTGGCCCTGGAGGAGCTTCACCAGCACGGGCACCCCGCCCACCAGGCCGACCATCTCC
The sequence above is drawn from the Corallococcus exiguus genome and encodes:
- a CDS encoding ATP-grasp domain-containing protein, translated to MKITVLSRSASISSTRRIVEAGRARGHRVRVLNPLRVQMHLDGGSQATLFYDRKKLTPTDVVIPRIALSISTYGLAVVNQFGLARVPLVNHAQAIAQSRNKMRALQLLSAHGIDIPATVMARDAAHLKEMVGLVGGVPVLVKLLQGQEKHGVMVCESLQSLEAALEAVLGLGHNLVMQEYVRSTGQDVRVLVVGGEAIAGVLRKPRPGRLSHTLNRGARLEALPLSPSHRAMAEKVARLVGLEVAAVDILDVQGHPKVFEVNSSPALLEMEAATGLDLATPIIQRAEDLVAGAAPVWTAALETPQALPPPPPGRKGAVKVNAPRS